The proteins below are encoded in one region of Amycolatopsis magusensis:
- a CDS encoding ABC transporter ATP-binding protein, whose protein sequence is MNAAATTESTSDTTAAVALEVDGLCVDLRTPAGTVRAVDQVSFSVRRGRTLALLGESGCGKSITAQTIAGLLDPIAEVAGGAVRVAGTDVLKLSRSERRRLAGPVLSIVFQDALTAMNPVQPVGRQLGEPFRIHRKLSRRAAREKAIELMETVGIPEPRARARSFPHQFSGGMRQRLLIAMAVALGPQVLIADEPTTALDVTVQAQVMRLLRELQEEREMALVLITHDLAVVAEQADDVAIMYAGNVVETGPVREVFADPRHPYTRGLLDSVPEHGVRGRPLHAVPGSPPELSAVPTGCVFQARCPKATDLCAEQRPRLSTTGSSRSAACHFPEELSHA, encoded by the coding sequence ATGAACGCGGCAGCCACAACCGAGTCCACTTCGGACACCACCGCGGCCGTGGCGCTCGAGGTCGACGGGCTCTGCGTCGACCTGCGCACCCCGGCCGGCACGGTCCGCGCGGTGGACCAGGTCAGCTTCTCGGTGCGCCGGGGCCGGACACTGGCGCTGCTCGGCGAGTCCGGCTGCGGCAAGTCGATCACCGCGCAGACCATCGCCGGGCTGCTCGACCCGATCGCCGAGGTGGCGGGCGGCGCGGTCCGGGTGGCGGGCACCGACGTGCTGAAGCTCAGCCGCAGCGAACGCCGTCGGCTGGCCGGGCCGGTGCTGTCGATCGTCTTCCAGGACGCGCTGACCGCGATGAACCCCGTGCAGCCGGTGGGCAGGCAGCTCGGTGAACCGTTCCGCATTCACCGGAAGCTGTCCCGGCGGGCGGCGCGGGAGAAGGCCATCGAGCTGATGGAGACCGTCGGCATCCCCGAACCGCGGGCGCGGGCGCGGTCGTTCCCGCACCAGTTCTCCGGCGGCATGCGGCAGCGGCTGCTGATCGCGATGGCCGTGGCGCTCGGCCCGCAGGTGCTGATCGCCGACGAGCCGACCACCGCGCTCGACGTGACCGTGCAGGCGCAGGTGATGCGGTTGCTGCGCGAGCTGCAGGAGGAGCGTGAGATGGCGCTCGTGCTGATCACCCACGACCTGGCCGTGGTCGCCGAGCAGGCGGACGACGTGGCGATCATGTACGCCGGAAACGTGGTGGAAACCGGGCCGGTGCGCGAGGTCTTCGCCGACCCGCGCCACCCCTACACCCGTGGGCTGCTGGATTCGGTGCCCGAGCACGGGGTTCGCGGGCGGCCGCTGCACGCCGTGCCCGGCAGTCCACCCGAACTCAGCGCGGTACCAACGGGTTGCGTGTTCCAGGCCCGCTGCCCCAAGGCCACCGACCTGTGTGCCGAACAGCGCCCGCGGCTGAGCACCACCGGCTCGTCCCGGTCGGCGGCCTGCCACTTCCCGGAGGAGCTTTCCCATGCCTGA
- a CDS encoding ABC transporter ATP-binding protein produces the protein MPDTLLEVSGVRKTFRVARNRLTALDGVDLRIGRGETVGLVGESGCGKSTLARVLMLLERPDEGTVSFAGVDPFTLRGKELLAWRRRVQMVFQDPFASLNARMTAAELIGEPWRTHRDVQPTAAARAARVRELLDLVGLRAGDAERYPNEFSGGQRQRLGIARALALEPELIICDEPVSALDLSVQAQVLNLLAELQERLGVSYLFISHDLSVVRHVADRVSVMYLGKVIEHGPAEAVFDQPLHPYTAALMSAAPSLDVSGSARPERILLQGELPSPLNPPSGCRFRTRCWQATDRCAAEAPPVVSREAHEGLCHFPLAAAAASA, from the coding sequence ATGCCTGACACACTGCTCGAGGTCAGTGGTGTCCGGAAGACCTTCCGGGTGGCCAGGAACCGGCTGACCGCGCTGGACGGGGTCGACCTGCGGATCGGCCGCGGGGAGACCGTCGGCCTGGTGGGGGAGTCGGGGTGCGGCAAGTCCACCCTGGCCCGGGTGCTGATGCTGCTGGAGCGGCCGGACGAGGGCACCGTTTCCTTCGCCGGGGTCGACCCGTTCACCCTGCGCGGCAAGGAACTGCTGGCCTGGCGTCGCCGCGTGCAGATGGTCTTCCAGGACCCGTTCGCCTCGCTGAACGCCCGGATGACCGCGGCCGAGCTGATCGGGGAGCCGTGGCGGACGCACCGCGACGTCCAGCCGACCGCGGCCGCGCGGGCGGCCCGGGTCCGGGAGCTGCTCGACCTGGTCGGCCTGCGTGCCGGTGACGCCGAGCGGTACCCGAACGAGTTCTCCGGCGGGCAGCGCCAGCGGCTGGGGATCGCCCGCGCGCTGGCGCTCGAGCCCGAGCTGATCATCTGCGACGAACCGGTGTCCGCATTGGACCTTTCGGTGCAGGCGCAGGTGCTGAACCTGCTCGCGGAACTGCAGGAGCGGCTCGGCGTGTCCTACCTGTTCATCTCGCACGACCTGTCGGTGGTCCGGCACGTCGCCGACCGGGTTTCGGTGATGTACCTGGGGAAGGTGATCGAGCACGGGCCCGCCGAGGCGGTCTTCGACCAGCCGCTGCACCCGTACACGGCCGCGCTGATGTCGGCCGCGCCGTCGCTGGACGTGTCGGGTTCGGCGCGCCCGGAACGGATCCTGCTCCAGGGCGAACTGCCGTCACCGCTGAACCCGCCGTCGGGCTGCCGGTTCCGGACGCGGTGCTGGCAGGCCACGGACCGGTGCGCGGCCGAAGCGCCACCGGTGGTCTCGCGAGAAGCCCACGAAGGGCTTTGCCACTTCCCGCTGGCCGCCGCCGCGGCGTCCGCGTGA